One stretch of Streptococcus australis DNA includes these proteins:
- a CDS encoding YwqH-like family protein, which yields MGRYDSAIANCHAQIRWIRLDIRTYEDKIRRLESANDCIQSQMDVVSKNKTSASDLNKHSTTDFQGTRREDFDKTLAGISDAITTWLTDTEMNRKSIRFKISEYNGNIEDCQTKINSLNSQIEYYHRLNREED from the coding sequence ATGGGACGATACGATAGTGCTATTGCGAATTGTCATGCGCAAATTCGTTGGATCCGTTTGGATATACGTACTTATGAGGATAAGATAAGACGGTTGGAATCTGCGAATGATTGTATCCAGAGTCAGATGGATGTTGTTAGTAAAAACAAGACTTCTGCGAGTGATTTGAATAAGCACTCTACAACTGATTTTCAAGGGACTCGTCGGGAAGATTTTGATAAAACTTTAGCAGGAATTTCCGATGCGATTACAACTTGGTTGACAGATACAGAAATGAATCGTAAGAGTATTCGCTTTAAAATATCAGAATATAATGGGAATATTGAAGATTGCCAGACCAAAATTAATAGTCTGAATAGCCAGATTGAATACTATCATCGCTTGAATAGGGAGGAGGACTAG
- a CDS encoding penicillin-binding protein, translating into MSGQVEIYVQTEEWAGQVGHYHSGVASVRPLSTLPFSYTDLSPFKNFNQAIQNLNTSVIKYRTYVNSQSSNILRVSENKLLDDRSGADGFQDGILLK; encoded by the coding sequence ATGTCAGGTCAAGTAGAAATATATGTCCAAACAGAAGAATGGGCTGGACAGGTCGGACATTATCATTCGGGTGTTGCCTCTGTTCGTCCACTATCTACTCTTCCTTTTTCCTATACAGATTTATCTCCTTTTAAGAACTTTAATCAAGCCATTCAGAATTTAAATACATCTGTCATAAAATATCGAACTTATGTGAATTCTCAATCCTCTAATATACTTAGGGTTTCTGAGAATAAGTTGTTGGATGATCGTTCAGGAGCAGATGGATTTCAAGATGGGATTCTACTAAAATGA
- a CDS encoding DUF5082 domain-containing protein codes for MSDFEEKRLASNAYNRAQASRYESLANQYQKAYDKKKAEIEKLESARKELSKQIQSYSEFRNAVSQYSTTISTDTFKGTRRDTFDKTLSKIATTMNTHQNEHEMNLAKLDAEIAKRKLELGDLGGAIGSAWNAVESFLAAIF; via the coding sequence ATGAGTGATTTTGAAGAAAAGCGGCTTGCTAGTAATGCTTATAATCGAGCGCAAGCGAGTCGCTATGAAAGTTTGGCGAATCAGTACCAGAAAGCATACGATAAGAAAAAAGCAGAGATTGAGAAGTTAGAATCTGCTAGAAAAGAACTTTCTAAGCAAATTCAATCCTATAGTGAGTTCCGCAATGCAGTTTCTCAATACTCTACAACTATTTCTACAGATACCTTTAAAGGGACAAGACGCGATACATTTGATAAGACTTTATCGAAAATTGCGACGACGATGAATACGCATCAAAATGAGCATGAAATGAATTTGGCGAAGTTGGATGCAGAGATCGCAAAGCGAAAATTGGAGCTAGGCGATTTAGGTGGTGCTATTGGAAGTGCTTGGAATGCGGTTGAAAGCTTCTTGGCAGCTATTTTTTAG
- a CDS encoding T7SS effector LXG polymorphic toxin, which translates to MKIKRSELESLKDFLYKQTQAFEADLVEARSAAQSLTSSQALRGDVKTAINHELNYYNLPLLQGYVDYSNLLYTEFDNLISDFESTVGEKSATAVINSEALTSLKQNLDCLHTSIVKDMDGTNKYYTDIADLISLKAPSKDKLARAIAASKQSLSETEKRLAAFNGKQVTSELEAILNNQNKGLTMISGTVKMTNPYRNPEALSIYRNPHFKKAANRYHQKVDSLARAYFQKNHPGVAFDKDKAGIEDLQALAREVTKKAEYGGGGKNQTYTLEEAVKDFAEGLTPSEFSKETIGSFLDHVKGKVIEESKNIGRSLAATLQPRDAAGRFIKDSSKMRNWLTSTLKKIPNSTSKVLGNVAKWGGRGLVGLGMWSEGSEHYQEHHNVGRAVSYGLTAGTAGWVAGLAVGSALVGAPVVVGIFGAVAVGAAVSVGVKALYKNVKPFRAVVDGAGDLLNGIGKGISNIGKSFSNPLKAIKGVFG; encoded by the coding sequence ATGAAAATCAAGCGTAGTGAGTTGGAGAGTTTAAAAGATTTTCTGTATAAGCAGACCCAAGCTTTCGAGGCTGATCTGGTTGAGGCTAGATCAGCTGCACAGAGTCTCACCTCCAGTCAAGCGCTGCGTGGCGATGTCAAGACTGCGATTAACCATGAGTTGAACTATTACAACCTTCCCCTTCTTCAGGGCTATGTGGACTATTCTAATCTGCTTTACACTGAGTTTGACAATCTGATTTCTGACTTTGAATCAACGGTCGGCGAGAAAAGCGCAACAGCTGTCATCAACAGTGAGGCCTTAACTAGCTTGAAGCAGAATCTAGACTGCCTTCATACTTCTATTGTCAAGGATATGGATGGGACCAACAAGTATTATACGGATATTGCGGACTTGATTTCACTGAAAGCTCCCAGCAAGGATAAGCTAGCTCGAGCGATTGCGGCATCGAAGCAGTCGCTTTCCGAGACGGAGAAGCGACTGGCTGCCTTCAATGGGAAGCAGGTCACAAGTGAGCTAGAGGCGATTTTAAACAATCAAAATAAGGGTCTGACGATGATAAGTGGTACTGTCAAAATGACGAATCCTTATCGTAATCCTGAAGCCCTTTCTATCTATCGCAACCCTCATTTCAAGAAGGCGGCAAACCGCTATCACCAGAAAGTGGATAGTCTAGCAAGGGCTTACTTCCAGAAGAATCATCCAGGCGTTGCATTTGACAAGGACAAGGCAGGGATTGAGGACTTGCAGGCTCTTGCGAGGGAGGTGACCAAGAAGGCGGAGTATGGAGGGGGAGGAAAAAATCAAACTTATACGTTAGAGGAAGCCGTGAAAGATTTCGCTGAAGGCTTGACGCCAAGCGAATTTTCTAAAGAAACTATAGGATCTTTTTTGGATCATGTTAAAGGGAAAGTTATTGAGGAATCTAAAAATATAGGTCGTTCACTGGCGGCGACTTTGCAACCGCGTGATGCCGCAGGAAGATTTATAAAAGATAGTTCAAAAATGAGAAATTGGCTAACTAGCACGCTGAAAAAAATACCGAATTCTACCAGTAAAGTTCTTGGAAATGTTGCTAAATGGGGTGGAAGAGGACTTGTCGGTCTAGGAATGTGGTCAGAAGGCAGCGAACATTATCAAGAACACCATAATGTTGGTAGAGCAGTTAGTTATGGCTTAACGGCCGGAACAGCTGGCTGGGTAGCCGGTCTTGCTGTGGGTTCAGCTTTGGTTGGAGCTCCAGTTGTTGTTGGTATATTTGGAGCTGTAGCAGTGGGGGCAGCTGTTTCTGTAGGTGTAAAAGCTCTGTATAAAAATGTGAAACCATTTAGAGCTGTAGTTGATGGTGCAGGAGATCTTTTAAACGGAATAGGAAAAGGAATATCTAATATCGGAAAATCATTTAGCAATCCACTTAAAGCAATTAAAGGAGTTTTTGGATAA
- a CDS encoding EsaB/YukD family protein, with protein sequence MKTITVGIKWRDQIYDLKLPTQVSFKRVKELICESFSMMNQELPSHFDLQVTNKSIAFYDDDQIADFPLGNGDQLEIVGRKK encoded by the coding sequence ATGAAGACAATTACGGTTGGTATAAAATGGAGAGACCAAATATATGATTTGAAACTTCCAACGCAGGTTTCATTCAAGAGAGTAAAAGAGCTGATATGTGAGTCATTTTCAATGATGAACCAAGAGCTACCAAGTCACTTTGATCTTCAAGTGACTAATAAATCAATTGCCTTTTATGATGATGACCAGATAGCGGACTTTCCTTTAGGAAACGGAGATCAATTAGAAATTGTAGGGAGAAAGAAATGA
- the essC gene encoding type VII secretion protein EssC has translation MATKGKQATWSQKLSDEEVLWHVFSFKECFEYKELTERASSINIGESHISITESGLEKDGIPWAGQKEESLVAIPHEQIQIHSFTYPKQDLLFSKEKKADVCLESQALLYLKVKENTYHLSGSSNGAKVYLNGQILEEVDASIQVGDVLVVDCFLFSFREHQIHFLPLSRQYTIQSDHLFEEPFKAEFPHEFPNYRRSPRIYLKEPEDKVEINSPAPEEKLRRGELWRAIVPPVGMVVISGASSVFMQGNALLMMGMASASLLTAGFSVSSYFTNKKEVKEKNQKRNDDYQEYILETGSQLSRLKAEQKKALTYNFPSVDELVDLVESYNPRIYEKMVTNDDFLKVHLGTGTIDSSYSLRFQPTNRKEDWSRFVEKKLVQPHIKLEDAPIVLSLRDQALGLAGVAPVLRVAVQTLLFQIAALHSYHDVEFVTLVSQEEYENHWREWRWLPHAQMRSLNLRGLIHDDQTRDMILTSFYQMLVKRRQVVREQKQEQIFSPHYVLTILDESWLSGHGLNEFLAEDMTQYGVTVIWGKESLNMLPETVTAVVDYQNGETAKLVNNHHIYVNQDFKPNRLPQNGKLEEAIYRLANLNHIEVEKNSIPDTISFMELYGVKQVEELDVEKRWQAADASKSLAVPLGVRGKDDIVLLNLHERAHGPHGLVAGTTGSGKSEIVQSYILSLAVNFAPEDVGFLPIDFKGGGMANLFAKLPHLMGAITNLDGAGTARALKSIRAELQKRQRLFGKFGVNHINGYTKLYKKGKALSDPEEKKTYPTEPLPHLFLISDEFAELKQNEPEFMAELVSTARIGRSLGVHLILATQKPSGVVDEQIWSNSRFKLALKVADPSDSNEIIKTPDAASITQPGRAYLQVGNNEIYELFQSAWSGADYQPYSDEGNQVDERIWLVNQLGQSELLIDGNDGDYSVEETQEQETELEAVIDYINKETERLQVILPEKPWLPALGEELVGAAIDRQAEWTTPRQLSIPLGMLDLPSAQKQEVYHFDIEELGNTVLYGSPGFGKSTALQTILMNLARRNTPEQVQFNLFDFGTNGLLPIRELPHVADLVRLDEEEKLLKYLKRLDSLMKERKALFTEAGVSSLSQYEQKTGQALPVLLNFFDGYDSVRESPLEEIIESAVNQLLREGASLGIYTLITVLSASSLRLRMSSTIPNALSFYLVEEGALRTVMGRDALPGQEIVGRAQVTQEEVLELQVYLPIEGKDDIDRLSHLTAEIQSMNQDWQGLRPEAVPMLPSKISTSFFENHEKVQDMWQRGELPIGFDKESTHPVGFVPKRDGYFELLYDTMQQLEYGEAALLTGLEKVPSHIKKFLVDPTGNYHQSEGLFDEVFVGEEIPGFFMDMQSEVDARTPADLDYPIYILIPEAQALSKLMNLKMTEDAFKSLLHKGGTVGLHFIFMGELRQIVNGYMEVDKILKVNVPAGCIGIRFQDQNVVSIKSSFTESVVGVDEYNYFTSRDGYRIKLISE, from the coding sequence ATGGCAACTAAGGGCAAACAAGCGACTTGGAGTCAAAAGCTGTCAGATGAAGAGGTTCTTTGGCATGTGTTTTCGTTTAAAGAATGCTTTGAGTACAAAGAGTTGACCGAAAGGGCCTCCTCAATCAATATTGGAGAAAGTCATATCTCAATTACTGAAAGTGGTCTTGAAAAGGACGGAATCCCTTGGGCTGGTCAGAAGGAGGAAAGTCTGGTAGCCATTCCACATGAACAGATTCAGATCCATTCCTTTACCTATCCTAAGCAGGACTTACTCTTTTCTAAGGAGAAGAAAGCAGATGTTTGCCTTGAAAGTCAAGCTCTCCTTTACCTGAAAGTTAAGGAGAATACCTATCATCTCTCTGGATCATCTAATGGAGCTAAGGTTTATCTAAATGGACAAATTCTAGAGGAAGTTGATGCCTCTATTCAGGTAGGGGATGTTTTGGTGGTGGACTGCTTTCTTTTCTCATTTCGAGAACATCAGATCCATTTCCTGCCCTTGAGCAGACAGTACACTATCCAATCTGATCATTTGTTTGAAGAACCTTTTAAAGCTGAGTTTCCACATGAATTTCCTAATTATCGTAGAAGTCCACGCATTTATCTAAAAGAGCCTGAGGATAAGGTGGAAATCAATTCACCAGCGCCAGAAGAAAAACTTAGACGTGGTGAGCTATGGCGTGCGATCGTACCGCCTGTTGGAATGGTGGTGATTAGCGGAGCCTCTAGTGTCTTTATGCAGGGAAATGCCTTGCTTATGATGGGAATGGCCAGTGCCAGTCTCTTGACAGCTGGATTTTCAGTATCGAGCTATTTTACCAACAAAAAGGAAGTCAAAGAGAAGAATCAGAAAAGAAACGATGATTATCAAGAGTATATCTTAGAGACAGGAAGCCAATTGAGTCGTCTAAAGGCGGAACAAAAGAAAGCCTTGACATATAATTTTCCATCGGTTGATGAATTAGTGGATTTAGTAGAAAGTTACAACCCACGGATTTATGAGAAGATGGTGACAAATGATGACTTTCTAAAGGTTCATTTGGGAACTGGAACGATTGATTCTAGTTATTCCTTACGTTTTCAGCCAACCAATCGCAAGGAAGACTGGAGCCGCTTTGTCGAGAAAAAACTGGTACAACCTCATATAAAATTAGAGGATGCGCCTATTGTCCTCTCTCTACGTGATCAGGCTTTGGGATTAGCGGGAGTAGCTCCTGTCTTACGAGTAGCAGTTCAAACGCTATTGTTTCAGATTGCGGCGCTCCATTCCTATCATGATGTAGAGTTTGTGACCTTGGTCTCCCAAGAGGAATACGAGAATCACTGGCGAGAATGGCGCTGGTTGCCTCATGCGCAAATGCGGAGTCTCAATCTACGGGGACTTATTCATGATGACCAGACCAGGGACATGATCTTGACCTCTTTTTACCAGATGTTAGTCAAGCGTCGTCAGGTCGTTCGGGAACAAAAGCAGGAGCAAATATTCTCGCCGCACTATGTCTTGACGATTTTGGATGAGTCATGGCTGTCAGGACATGGGCTCAATGAATTTCTGGCAGAGGATATGACCCAATATGGGGTGACGGTTATCTGGGGTAAGGAAAGCCTCAATATGTTGCCTGAGACGGTGACGGCAGTGGTTGATTACCAAAATGGAGAAACAGCCAAGCTCGTCAATAATCATCATATCTATGTCAACCAAGACTTTAAGCCTAATCGTCTGCCTCAAAATGGAAAACTTGAAGAAGCGATTTACCGTTTGGCCAATCTCAATCATATCGAAGTGGAGAAAAACTCGATTCCAGATACGATTTCCTTTATGGAACTCTACGGTGTTAAGCAGGTCGAGGAATTGGATGTGGAGAAACGCTGGCAGGCAGCGGATGCATCTAAGTCTCTCGCTGTACCTCTAGGTGTTCGAGGGAAGGATGATATTGTGCTGCTCAACCTTCATGAGCGTGCCCATGGTCCACACGGACTAGTTGCAGGGACTACCGGATCTGGTAAGTCTGAAATTGTGCAGAGCTATATTCTGTCTCTAGCTGTTAACTTTGCGCCAGAAGATGTTGGATTTCTTCCGATTGACTTCAAAGGGGGAGGGATGGCCAATCTCTTTGCCAAGCTGCCTCACTTGATGGGTGCTATTACCAACTTGGATGGAGCTGGGACGGCTCGTGCGCTGAAGAGTATTCGTGCGGAACTTCAAAAGCGTCAGCGTCTCTTTGGGAAATTCGGTGTCAACCATATCAATGGCTATACCAAGCTCTATAAAAAAGGGAAGGCACTTAGCGATCCAGAGGAGAAAAAGACCTATCCGACAGAGCCTTTACCTCATCTTTTCCTGATCTCAGATGAGTTTGCGGAGTTGAAGCAAAATGAACCAGAGTTTATGGCAGAACTCGTCTCCACGGCACGTATCGGACGTTCCCTAGGGGTTCACCTGATCCTTGCGACTCAAAAGCCATCTGGAGTGGTGGATGAGCAGATCTGGTCTAATTCTCGCTTTAAGCTGGCGCTCAAGGTTGCCGATCCTTCAGACTCAAATGAGATTATCAAAACCCCAGATGCGGCTAGTATCACTCAGCCTGGTCGTGCTTATCTTCAGGTCGGAAACAATGAAATCTATGAACTCTTCCAGTCAGCATGGAGTGGAGCGGATTATCAGCCATATAGTGATGAAGGCAACCAAGTAGATGAACGGATTTGGTTAGTGAATCAACTAGGGCAGAGCGAACTCTTGATTGACGGAAATGACGGGGATTACTCGGTTGAAGAGACACAAGAGCAGGAGACAGAGCTTGAAGCTGTGATTGATTATATCAATAAGGAAACGGAGCGTCTGCAAGTCATCCTCCCTGAAAAGCCATGGTTACCAGCTCTTGGAGAGGAGCTAGTAGGAGCGGCAATTGATCGTCAAGCAGAGTGGACAACCCCACGTCAACTCTCCATTCCACTAGGCATGCTGGATCTGCCAAGTGCTCAAAAGCAGGAGGTCTACCACTTTGATATTGAGGAGTTAGGCAATACCGTCTTATATGGGTCCCCAGGCTTTGGAAAATCAACAGCTCTTCAAACTATCCTCATGAATCTGGCTCGTAGAAATACGCCTGAGCAAGTTCAGTTTAACCTTTTTGATTTTGGGACGAATGGTCTCTTACCAATTAGAGAGTTGCCACATGTGGCGGATCTGGTTCGACTAGATGAGGAAGAAAAGCTCCTCAAGTATCTGAAACGTCTGGATAGTCTTATGAAAGAGCGAAAAGCCCTCTTTACAGAGGCTGGCGTGTCTAGTCTGTCACAGTATGAGCAAAAGACAGGTCAAGCTCTCCCTGTTCTTCTCAACTTCTTTGATGGCTATGACTCAGTACGGGAAAGCCCATTAGAGGAGATCATCGAGTCAGCTGTCAACCAGCTCCTACGTGAGGGAGCTAGTCTGGGTATTTATACTCTGATAACCGTACTCAGCGCTAGTAGCTTGCGTTTACGGATGAGTTCGACGATTCCCAATGCTTTGAGCTTTTACTTAGTAGAAGAAGGAGCGCTTCGGACGGTTATGGGACGTGATGCCCTGCCAGGCCAGGAAATTGTCGGCCGTGCTCAGGTGACACAGGAAGAAGTTCTAGAGTTACAAGTCTATCTGCCGATAGAAGGAAAAGACGATATCGACCGTCTTTCTCACTTAACAGCAGAAATCCAATCAATGAATCAGGACTGGCAAGGCTTACGTCCAGAAGCAGTACCTATGTTGCCAAGTAAGATTTCTACGAGTTTCTTTGAAAATCACGAGAAAGTTCAGGATATGTGGCAAAGAGGCGAGTTGCCAATTGGTTTTGACAAAGAAAGTACACACCCGGTTGGCTTTGTGCCAAAACGAGACGGCTACTTTGAGCTTCTCTATGATACCATGCAGCAACTAGAATATGGCGAAGCAGCGCTTCTGACAGGCTTAGAAAAAGTGCCTAGTCACATTAAAAAGTTCTTGGTGGATCCAACAGGAAACTACCATCAGTCGGAAGGGCTGTTCGACGAAGTATTTGTGGGCGAGGAGATCCCTGGTTTCTTTATGGATATGCAGTCTGAAGTGGATGCGCGCACGCCAGCTGATTTGGATTATCCTATCTACATCTTGATTCCAGAAGCACAAGCCCTCAGCAAGCTTATGAATCTTAAGATGACAGAAGATGCCTTTAAGTCTCTTCTGCACAAAGGAGGGACAGTTGGGCTCCACTTCATCTTTATGGGTGAGCTCCGTCAGATCGTTAACGGTTATATGGAAGTGGATAAGATTTTAAAGGTTAATGTGCCTGCAGGTTGTATCGGAATTCGTTTCCAAGACCAGAATGTTGTATCCATTAAGAGTAGCTTCACAGAATCGGTTGTCGGAGTGGATGAGTACAACTACTTCACCAGCCGAGATGGTTATCGCATCAAACTTATCAGTGAATAA
- a CDS encoding type VII secretion protein — translation MDKIGISSASWQSVVTSARTKVASVSDIQVTKIGKTTLNRMKSFETLQEQAKKILSDYKDFEMERTSQMITVGEKIVADDKAMAGQFDKNTANVRFK, via the coding sequence ATGGATAAAATAGGAATCAGTTCAGCTTCTTGGCAAAGTGTTGTTACCTCAGCACGGACTAAGGTCGCATCTGTATCAGACATTCAAGTGACAAAGATTGGAAAAACTACCTTGAATCGGATGAAATCTTTTGAGACCCTTCAAGAACAAGCGAAAAAAATTCTGAGTGATTATAAGGATTTTGAAATGGAGCGTACTTCTCAAATGATTACGGTTGGTGAGAAGATTGTGGCTGATGATAAAGCCATGGCCGGTCAGTTTGATAAGAATACAGCCAATGTGAGGTTTAAGTAA
- a CDS encoding DUF4176 domain-containing protein, protein MKTAEQIWKEYCDGNTAFPATDFSHQIAFVLKNRPEVLDAIVKAFLDKKPNYIYHPRIGADIEVTFLPKEVYICRNETEITLSKSEFVHFLDGVDKVYSDILPLGTLVEIDKEQLSQELVASLLGDEPLYVMIMGRKVVFDGAYVDYLAQFWPLGFQADLPPMAIHKTMIKRIIALGYVESEKESSYVGQLREILMKTAIPSHFYLRLQEELDDENQA, encoded by the coding sequence ATGAAGACAGCAGAACAAATTTGGAAAGAGTATTGTGACGGTAATACGGCATTTCCCGCTACTGATTTTTCACATCAGATCGCTTTTGTTTTAAAAAATCGTCCAGAAGTACTGGACGCAATCGTAAAAGCTTTTTTGGATAAAAAGCCAAACTATATTTATCATCCGCGGATTGGCGCTGATATTGAAGTGACTTTTTTACCGAAAGAAGTGTATATTTGTCGGAACGAGACTGAGATTACGTTATCTAAAAGTGAGTTTGTCCATTTTTTAGATGGGGTTGATAAGGTTTATAGCGATATTCTTCCCTTGGGTACATTGGTTGAGATTGATAAGGAGCAGCTATCTCAAGAGCTAGTAGCGTCACTTTTAGGCGATGAGCCACTTTATGTCATGATTATGGGGCGAAAAGTCGTTTTCGACGGAGCTTATGTGGATTATTTAGCACAGTTCTGGCCTCTTGGGTTTCAAGCAGACCTTCCACCGATGGCGATTCATAAGACCATGATCAAACGAATCATCGCTTTAGGTTATGTGGAATCTGAAAAAGAAAGTTCCTATGTGGGTCAATTACGGGAAATATTAATGAAAACAGCTATTCCTTCCCACTTTTATCTACGATTACAGGAGGAGTTAGACGATGAAAATCAAGCGTAG
- a CDS encoding type VII secretion EssA family protein — protein MKKVQVIFSLLLLCFFLNSGDVRADDGSLEINNQTIHDQGNNPQTTKSKNIPELFLEDSVKKEKQLQKAQQENVHQAQSSLFIGTKDTNSFQSQDKVTRGLFQANYRADEAILTGESTSKTSLPTWLSILGFGIGLLGVTYLGVWLGRKYSKVLRFKKESV, from the coding sequence ATGAAGAAGGTTCAAGTCATTTTTAGTCTATTATTGTTGTGTTTTTTTCTTAACTCAGGTGATGTCCGAGCAGATGATGGAAGTCTTGAAATTAATAATCAAACCATCCATGATCAAGGGAACAATCCTCAGACTACTAAGTCTAAGAATATTCCTGAATTATTTTTAGAAGATAGTGTGAAGAAAGAAAAACAGCTACAAAAAGCACAGCAAGAGAATGTTCATCAAGCGCAGTCCTCTCTTTTTATCGGGACTAAAGATACTAATAGTTTTCAGAGTCAGGATAAGGTGACGCGTGGCTTGTTTCAAGCAAATTATAGAGCAGATGAAGCAATTTTGACTGGAGAGAGCACCTCTAAGACTTCGCTACCTACTTGGCTATCTATTTTAGGATTTGGAATAGGTCTACTTGGAGTGACCTATCTAGGTGTTTGGCTAGGTAGGAAGTACTCAAAAGTGCTTCGTTTTAAGAAGGAGAGTGTGTGA
- the essB gene encoding type VII secretion protein EssB, with protein MKVQETSIQSKWSKEAGELEIKLSANQFQLNRMKQYRFFLESTAHLAQGAVKEEAEEVVRLSYQIPAGYQSIREAVENKEILERLHLFQKLQFLKETVDQPMKPFIHPDNLFVSGESVLLGHRGMTDSVVPFSLMKEDLLKQYKALAVFILQPKLNFEELIDSLTTVKNAFAETLFKAETFDEVDHLISEQARIQEEKRQKEKLLVSKRNYQLFKWGSLGLTIVTVAMGIATGIYAFYVVPKQDKIIQAETSYIAKDYTAVVEGLKSEAPNSLPKGVQYTLAASSLELDNLTQEQKEAVSRNLSQKSSENTLSYWIYIGRGELEKALDIAQNIGDIQYILHAYTKLYDQVNTDSTMSGAKKRELLEKYQKEIDKLQEQLNGSSKANSTSKETKNGN; from the coding sequence ATGAAAGTACAAGAGACAAGTATCCAATCCAAGTGGTCGAAAGAGGCTGGTGAACTAGAGATTAAGTTATCCGCTAATCAATTTCAACTGAATCGGATGAAGCAGTATCGATTCTTTTTAGAAAGCACGGCACATTTAGCTCAAGGAGCAGTGAAAGAAGAGGCAGAAGAGGTCGTTCGTCTTTCTTACCAAATTCCAGCAGGTTATCAGTCAATTCGAGAAGCTGTTGAAAATAAAGAAATCTTAGAACGCCTTCATCTTTTTCAAAAGTTACAATTCTTAAAAGAAACTGTCGATCAGCCTATGAAACCCTTTATTCACCCAGATAATCTGTTTGTGAGCGGGGAAAGTGTCCTTTTAGGACATAGAGGGATGACAGATAGTGTGGTTCCTTTTTCGCTCATGAAGGAGGACTTGTTAAAGCAATATAAGGCTTTAGCTGTGTTCATTTTACAACCTAAGCTCAACTTTGAAGAGTTAATTGATAGTCTTACGACGGTAAAAAATGCTTTTGCGGAAACTCTTTTTAAAGCGGAGACTTTTGATGAAGTAGACCATCTCATTAGCGAGCAGGCTCGTATCCAAGAAGAGAAGCGTCAAAAGGAAAAACTGCTTGTCTCGAAAAGGAACTATCAATTGTTTAAATGGGGTTCTTTAGGACTCACAATTGTAACAGTTGCGATGGGGATTGCAACAGGTATTTATGCTTTTTATGTGGTGCCTAAGCAGGATAAAATCATTCAGGCTGAGACGAGTTACATTGCTAAGGATTATACGGCAGTGGTAGAAGGTCTTAAGTCAGAAGCTCCAAATAGTCTTCCGAAGGGAGTCCAGTATACACTTGCGGCTAGCTCGTTAGAGTTAGACAATCTTACTCAAGAACAAAAGGAAGCTGTATCTAGAAACTTGTCACAGAAATCTAGTGAGAATACTCTTTCTTATTGGATCTATATCGGCCGTGGAGAACTTGAAAAAGCACTTGATATTGCTCAAAATATTGGGGACATTCAGTATATTCTTCATGCTTATACGAAGCTCTATGATCAGGTCAATACAGACAGTACGATGAGCGGAGCGAAAAAGCGAGAACTCCTTGAAAAGTATCAAAAAGAAATTGATAAGTTACAGGAACAATTAAACGGAAGTTCAAAGGCAAATAGTACATCAAAGGAGACTAAAAATGGCAACTAA
- a CDS encoding DUF4176 domain-containing protein, with protein sequence MLLPLGSIVYLADGNQKVVIIGRGMIVNQEGADVVFDYTGSVFPDGLNPEEIYYFNEEDIDEVIFEGYRNDEEERYAKLYLQWLEENKEKVVKGRTK encoded by the coding sequence ATGTTATTACCATTAGGGAGTATTGTTTACTTAGCAGACGGCAACCAGAAAGTTGTGATTATTGGTCGTGGAATGATTGTTAATCAGGAGGGGGCAGATGTTGTTTTTGACTATACAGGCTCTGTTTTTCCAGACGGTCTCAATCCAGAAGAGATTTATTATTTTAACGAAGAAGATATTGACGAAGTCATATTTGAAGGTTACCGTAACGATGAGGAAGAACGCTATGCAAAGCTTTATCTACAGTGGTTGGAGGAAAACAAGGAGAAAGTGGTAAAAGGAAGAACGAAATAA